One part of the Solea solea chromosome 1, fSolSol10.1, whole genome shotgun sequence genome encodes these proteins:
- the LOC131453367 gene encoding rho GTPase-activating protein 29-like isoform X2, protein MLRKSSSSSGSSGTLHTNQGLPRYLSKPHTGSLSSRSTKTLDTGRGHKNPNPLSSMGLLSRPVGAPGVDPEYVMQLVNDVRWFADVLLSLKDAFHCKESVEGLQKVVQERLTELLRVLKAVIGKHHTLNSVDILGAAGTVIAKVKAVNFKEVNSENTKAIFGEIHTSIDTLAFTFGNVVSDFLMGDVDGGSGLGIPQTRRSRSYDNLSVDPDGYVSEKSDLVGPEVPLSREEEVDLTLLKNDSGVESALLYAKAWSKYIKDLLAWMEKRITMDIEYAKSYAKVAESAKALASQQDYMPFSEIYISTFKNDIEYNQLLIQTAMALQTNKFIQPLLARKNELDKLRKDIKEQWQRELKKMQEADVTLRKARAFKVQRREEYQRARSSSSRSQEELSSNAANKQLEKKRRLEEEALQKAEEAQDQYQSCMADAGFRRMDLANVKSTFLTQIREMVFQCDLTLKAVTVNWFQLQQTQTVSLPAHHQALSESAKLYDPGECYAEFVRNLPKNLPKERLHSDSTSFDNSRFVFNKRSVGSTHSSHGNLSQASITSDVLSGDEVDGPLHRPLKISEQGSNSSADMQALRGQAPLRAWASSSQGSQGSQGGMCSDSESAGGSSESRSMDSPTASPGDFKRRLPRTPSTGTMSSADDLDEREPPSPSDNGLAEMVTETASSPGPFRNAPMSKAAQTHKLRKLRAPSKCRECDSLVVFHGAECEECSLACHKKCLETLAIQCGHKKLQGKLQLFGIDFAQAAKNSVDGVPFIIKKCTSEIESRALNIKGIYRVNGAKSRVEKLCQAFENGKDLVELSDLSPHDISNVLKLYLRQLPEPLILHRYYNDIIGLSKECQRVKVDEADKAPSPQTAERSGPSTRLNTVILKIQDLLRQLPTANYRTLRHLLAHLSRVTEQAEENKMTASNLGIIFGPTLVKPRQTDAEVSLSSLVDYPYQALMVELLVRYFHIVFDASPLSSSDIVSAAGHRSPRLNTQDKVQRLSRNSTSLMDLKESAKVYKRYSSVIPSSHILDEVQEVQPGTDRTDCSASSLNGTSSGGDVQSASSVSGHPSITTHSVAPKVQLRAQRIRHVSRPVSMPLERLPTPAQISERNHRNADATAAETIQETPEPRQSGSSRVSTYYITPFIDTQTMQRRTWDRKYKHYDVTPRTAMIVANLPSAGVQPLKATVPVSVNPTVTTASLTPVVSTTASLTPVVSTAASLTPVVSTTSSARPVWTSKRENNSDDSVSDSSSSPNLPLTLRAPRTLQPPPGTFYRPPVSVNSRARTLSNWTTAVSTTTTTTTITSGGQILAPSPALSRPTQTQLHSQDSSDSTADSGVSASASLSPTQLSSSPDDLCTSETKPVSQRLRARRLQEFEHREAHFV, encoded by the exons AAAGTGTGGAAGGCCTCCAAAAGGTGGTGCAGGAGCGCTTGACAGAGTTACTCCGCGTCCTCAAGGCTGTCATCGGCAAACACCACACCCTCAACTCAGTGGACATCCTCGGAGCAGCCGGCACGGTCATCgccaaggtcaaag CCGTTAACTTCAAGGAAGTGAACTCAGAAAACACCAAAGCTATATTTGGAGAGATACACACATCCATTGACACCTTGGCTTTCACGTTTGGCAATGT AGTTTCTGACTTCCTTATGGGAGATGTGGATGGCGGCTCAGGGTTGGGGATCCCCCAGACCAGGAGGAGCAGG TCTTACGACAACCTCTCTGTGGATCCTGACGGATATGTTTCAGAGAAAAGTGACCTTGTGG GGCCTGAGGTGCCGTTGTCgcgggaggaggaggttgaCCTGACCctgctgaaaaatgacagtggGGTGGAGTCTGCTCTGCTCTATGCCAAAGCCTGGTCCAAGTACATTAAAGACCTCCTGGCCTGGATGGAGAAAAGGATAACCATGG ATATTGAATATGCTAAAAGTTATGCCAAAGTGGCCGAGTCTGCAAAGGCGCTGGCCAGTCAACAG GACTACATGCCGTTCAGTGAGATCTACATTTCCACATTCAAGAATGACATTGAGTACAACCAGCTGCTAATTCAAACTGCAATGGCTCTTCAGACAAATAAATTCATACAg CCTCTTCTGGCTCGCAAGAATGAACTGGACAAGCTGAGGAAAGATATCAAAGAGCAGTGGCAGCGGGAACTGAAGAAAATG CAAGAGGCAGATGTGACCTTGCGTAAGGCTCGAGCATTTAAGGtccagaggagagaggagtACCAGAGAGCTCGCTCGTCCAGCAGCCGCTCCCAGGAGGAGCTGTCCAGTAACGCCGCTAACAAACAgctggagaagaagaggaggctggaggaggaggcacTGCAGAAG GCGGAGGAGGCCCAGGACCAGTACCAGAGCTGTATGGCCGACGCAGGCTTCAGGAGGATGGATCTGGCTAATGTTAAGAGCACCTTCCTCACACAGATCAGAGAGATGGTCTTTCAGTGTGACCTCACACTCAAAGCT GTGACAGTGAACTggtttcagctgcagcagacGCAGACCGTGTCTCTTCCTGCTCACCACCAGGCTTTGAGTGAAAGTGCTAAGTTGTACGATCCGGGCGAATGCTACGCTGAGTTTGTCCGGAATCTGCCCAAGAATCTGCCCAAAGAGCGGCTTCACTCTGACTCCACGTCCTTTGACAACAGCAG GTTTGTGTTCAACAAAAGGTCAGTGGGCAGCACTCACTCCTCCCACGGCAACCTGTCGCAGGCATCCATCACCTCCGACGTGCTGAGTGGAGATGAAGTGGACGGTCCCTTACACCGGCCACTGAAGATCAGCGAGCAGGGCTCCAACAGCAGCGCGGACATGCAAG cACTGAGAGGTCAGGCCCCGCTGAGAGCCTGGGCCTCCAGCAGTCAGGGGAGTCAGGGGAGTCAGGGAGGGATGTGCAGTGACTCAGAGAGCGCTGGAGGCAGCAGCGAGTCCCGCTCCATGGACTCACCCACTGCTAGTCCAG GTGACTTTAAGCGTCGTCTGCCCAGGACTCCGTCCACTGGAACCATGTCCTCAGCTGATGACCTGGACGAGAGGGAGCCGCCGTCACCCTCAGATAATG GTCTGGCAGAGATGGTGACAGAGACGGCCAGTTCTCCCGGTCCTTTCAGAAATGCTCCCATGTCCAAAGCTGCTCAAACCCATAAGCTGAGGAAACTGCGAGCGCCGTCCAAGTGCAGGGAGTGCGACAGTCTGGTGGTTTTCCATGGAGCCGAGTGTGAAGAG TGCTCCTTGGCCTGTCATAAGAAATGTCTGGAGACACTTGCGATCCAGTGTGGTCACAAAAAACTACAAGGCAAACTTCAGCTGTTTGGTATCGACTTTGCTCAAGCAGCCAAAAACAGCGTGGACGGCGTTCCCTTTATCATCAAGAAGTGCACGTCTGAGATTGAGAGTCGAGCACTCAACATCAAG gGAATTTATCGTGTGAATGGCGCCAAATCCCGCGTTGAGAAGCTCTGTCAGGCATTTGAAAATGGGAAGGACTTGGTGGAACTGTCTGACCTTTCACCCCATGACATCAGCAATGTCCTCAAACTCTACCTGAGACAG CTTCCAGAGCCATTGATCCTGCACAGATACTACAATGACATCATCGGCTTGTCCAAAGAGTGTCAGCGAGTGAAAGTAGACGAAGCCGATAAAGCCCCGAGTCCTCAGACTGCAGAGAGGAGCGGCCCCAGCACGCGGCTcaacacagtcattttaaagatCCAAGATCTTCTCCGTCAACTGCCCACAGCCAACTACAGGACTCTGCGCCACCTTCTCGCTCACCTGAGCAG AGTGACGGAGCAGGCAGAAGAGAACAAGATGACCGCGAGTAACCTGGGAATCATCTTCGGCCCCACGCTGGTGAAGCCCCGGCAGACGGACGCAGAGGTGTCCCTGTCCTCCCTGGTGGATTACCCCTACCAGGCCCTGATGGTGGAGCTGCTGGTGCGATACTTCCACATAGTCTTTGATGCGTCACCTCTGTCCAGCTCTGACATCGTCTCCGCCGCTGGACACAGATCGCCCAGACTCAACACGCAGGACAAGGTGCAGCGGCTCAGCAGGAACTCCACCTCTCTGATGGACCTCAAAGAG AGTGCCAAAGTGTACAAGAGATACTCGTCAGTGATCCCGTCCTCACACATCCTGGATGAGGTGCAGGAGGTCCAGCCAGGGACGGACAGAACAGACTGCAGCGCGTCCAGTCTCAACGGGACGTCCAGCGGAGGAGACGTCCAGAGTGCCAGCTCAGTGTCCGGCCATCCCAGCATCACCACTCACTCTGTCGCACCGAAGGTCCAGCTCCGCGCCCAGCGCATCAGACACGTCTCTCGCCCCGTCAGCATGCCGCTGGAACGGCTGCCCACGCCCGCTCAGATCAGCGAGAGGAATCACCGGAACGCCGACGCCACCGCGGCTGAAACTATCCAGGAGACACCAGAGCCGCGGCAGAGCGGCTCGTCCAGGGTCAGCACCTACTACATCACGCCGTTCATCGACACGCAGACCATGCAGAGGAGGACGTGGGACAGGAAGTACAAGCACTATGACGTCACACCCAGAACTGCTATGATAGTGGCCAACCTGCCATCTGCTGGAGTGCAACCTCTGAAGGCCACGGTGCCCGTCTCTGTCAACCCGACTGTAACCACCGCCAGTCTGACCCCCGTGGTCTCCACCACAGCCAGTCTGACCCCCGTGGTCTCCACCGCAGCCAGTCTGACCCCCGTGGTCTCCACCACCAGCTCGGCCCGGCCCGTCTGGACTTCTAAAAGGGAAAATAACTCAGACGATTCAGTCAGTGACTCGAGCAGCTCGCCAAACCTTCCACTGACGCTCAGGGCGCCGAGGACGCTGCAGCCCCCTCCTGGAACTTTCTACAGGCCCCCGGTCTCTGTCAACAGCAGAGCTAGGACGCTTTCAAACTGGACTACTGCTgtcagcaccaccaccaccaccaccaccatcacctctGGTGGTCAGATACTTGCCCCGTCCCCTGCTCTTTCACgccccacacagacacagctccACAGCCAGGACTCCAGCGACTCCACGGCGGACTCGGGCGTCTCCGCCTCCGCCTCCCTGTCGCCCACTCAGCTGTCGAGCAGCCCCGACGACCTCTGCACCAGCGAGACTAAACCTGTGAGCCAGAGACTGAGAGCTCGGCGGCTGCAGGAGTTTGAACACAGAGAGGCTCATTTTGTCTGA